CAAATTCACGCTTCTTCGGATCGCGGAGACCCTTGATACGGGCGACTTCCAAGCGGAGCTGACCCATAGCGGTTGCAGCAACCTTTTCCGGACCGGCGATGAAGAACATCATGTCGCCGCACTTGGCGCCGACAGCGTCGCGGAGTTCGTTGAGCTGTTCGGTTGTAAAGAACTTGCCGACCTGAGTTTCCACTTCGTCATTTTCCTTGACGCGCATCCACACGAGGCCCTTGGAACCATACTTGGCGACGTAGGCGGTGAGTTCGTCGATCTGCTTACGGGTGAAGTCAACGCAACCCTTGGCTGCGATACCGCGGATCTTGCCACCGGCGGCAACGCAGTTCTTGAACACGCCGAAGTTGGACTTTGCACCGATTTCGGACACATCGTGGATTTCGAGGTCGAAGCGGAGGTCCGGCTTGTCGGAACCGTACTTGAGCATGGCTTCTGCCCACTTCATGCGGCGAATCTTCTTGGGCGGTTCGAAGTTCCAAACCTTACCGAGAACTTCGGTCACGAACTTGTCGAACATTTCCATGACTTCGTCCTGGTTGACGAAAGACATTTCGACGTCGATCTGCGTGAATTCCGGCTGACGGTCGGCGCGGAGGTCTTCGTCGCGGAAGCACTTGGCAATCTGGAAGTAGCGGTCCATGCCAGCGATCATCAAGAGCTGCTTGTACTGCTGCGGAGACTGCGGGAGGGCGTAGAACTTGCCCGGGTTCACGCGGGACGGCACGAGGTAGTCACGTGCGCCTTCCGGAGTGGACTTGCAAAGGCACGGAGTTTCGATATTTTCGAAACCGTTAGAATAGAAGAAGTCGTACACGGCCTTGAGGAAGCGGCTCTTGAGGAGGAGCTTCTTCTGGATCCACGGACGGCGGAGGTCCAGGTAGCGGTACTGCAAGCGCAGGTCGTCGTTTTCCTTGCATTCTTCGTTCGGGTCGTTAATGGCGAGCGGAGAAGTGAGAGCGGCGTTCAGGATTTCGAGCTTGTCAGCCTTGACTTCGACTTCACCTGTGGCGAGCTTTTCGTTGGTGTTGCCTTCTTCGCGGGCGTAGACCTTACCAGTCACGTAAATAACGTATTCGTTACGGAGCTGTTCGGCGGTCTTCAACACGTCGGCGTTGTAGTCCGGGTTGAAAACGATCTGGGTCTTGCCATACTTGTCGCGGAGGTCAACGAAAATCACACCACCATGGTCGCGGCGGCGATCCACCCAACCGGCGAGTGTTACGGTCTGGCCAACATCTTCCTTGCGAAGCTGGCCGCAGTTATGTGTACGTTTCATGGTTGTATCCTTGAAGATAATTTTTCGGGCGTAAATGTAGAAAAAATCGAACTAGTATGTCATCTCCTAAAATGACTTTTTAACTTAAATTGACAAAAGCTCGTTAGCGATTTTGTGAATTTCGTCAAGAATTGCTTTTTTACGTTTTTCGGAAGGGTGTTTGGATCCGTTCATGTAGGCAGCCATGAGTGATTGCTGTATGCCAAGTCTGCGGGCAACCTCGGACATGTTGATTGGCTTTAGCTTCGGCGAAAGTTTTAGTGGGAACTTACAGCTCCATGTTTTTGAAATACCTAACCCATTCTTTTTCAAAGTGTTCCTTGTTTTTAACGTGAACGGAATTTAGGATATAAAATTATATCCGTCAATTCATTTGTTGCAAGAGGACGAGGATAGTGTTATTTTACAGAAAATGTAAAGTAAATTTGTTTAATTACAGAATTTGTAATATTTCAAAATTTTGTTTTCTGTGAAATTTGGATAAAATTGGCGTTTTTAGCGTGATTTAACAATTTTTGTAAAGTTGGCACATTTTTTGCAAATGGGGGCGTGGAAAAATATAAAGAGAACTGAATTATGCCAATTAATTTTTCAAAATGGACCGGATTGGGCAACGATTTCGTGTTGCTGGAACCGGGCGTGACGCTAGATTATAGCGATAATTTCGAACAACGTGTCATTCAGCTTTGCGACCGCCGTTTCGGTATCGGTGCCGATGGCGTGGTCATCGTGACTCCGATGGATAACGATGGTTGTCTGGTAATCGATAAGATTAGCGAAGGTCCTCTGGCAAAGCCTGTTGCAAATGGCGTTGATTTTGAAATGCGCATTTTTAATGCCGATGGTTCTGAAGCGGCCATGTGCGGTAACGCAACGCGCTGCGTGGCCAAGTACATTCGCAGCCGCGGTCTTGCAAAAGACGCCAATACTAAAGTGTTTAATCTGCACACCAAGAGCGGCTTGGTGAAGCCGGCCCTTTTGGATGACGGCCGCGTGTGCGTCGATATGGGCCTCCCGAGAAAGTTCTTGGGCTCCATCAAACTCACGGCCGACAGCTTTGATTTTACTGCCGAGACGGTTTCCATGGGAAATCCGCATGCGGTGATTTTCGTGGATGACATCGAAAAGATTCAGCTGGAAAAGTGGGGAAGTATCTTGGAAGTCGACAAGCAGTTCCCCGACCGCTGCAACATTGAATTTGCACAGGTGGTGACGCCCACCCAAATCCGCATGCGGGTTTGGGAACGTGGTTGCGGCGTTACGATGGCTTGTGGTACGGGCAGTTGCGCAACCCTCGTTGCGGCCCAGCGCACTGGCCGCGTGGGCGTCGAAGCCGACGTTGTCCTCGACGGCGGCGTCCTCCACATCAAGCACGAAGAAGGTGGCCCCGTCCTGATGACCGGCCCCGCAGAAGAAGTATTTAGAGGAACGATCGACTAAAGAAGAAATTATGAACGAATCTATCATCAATACAAACTACGACTTGCTGCCCGGCAGCTACCTTTTCTCGACTATCGCCCAGAAAATCAAGGAATATCAGGCGAAAAAGCCCGATGCAGACATTATCCGCCTGGGCATTGGCGATGTGACCACGCCCTTGATCCCGGAAGTCATCAAGGCCATGCACAAGGCCGTGGATGAAATGGCCGTGAAGGGAACTTTCCGCGGTTACGGCCCCGAACAGGGCTACGATTTCGTGCGCGAAGCAATCGTCCGTGGCGAATACACCGCCCGCGGCATCGAAATGGATCCGGACGATATTTTCGTTAGCGACGGTTCCAAGTGCGATGTGGCAAACATCCAGGAGCTTTTTACAGAAAATGTAAAGATTGCGATTCCGGACCCGGTTTACCCGGTCTATTTGGACTCCAACGTGATGGCTGGCCGTGCAGGCGTGTTGCAAAGTGACGGACATTTTTCTAAGGTGACCTACCTTGCTTCGACTGCAGAAAACAACTTCCAGCCGGATTTGCCCAAGGAACCGGTGCAGCTGATTTACCTTTGCAGCCCGAATAACCCGACCGGTACGGTGCTCAGCCGCGAAACCTTGCAGAAGTTCGTGAACTACGCCAACGAAAATGGTGCATTGATCCTGTTCGACGGCGCCTACAACTGCTATATCCAGGACGAATCGCTGCCGCATTCCATCTTTGAAATTCCGGGTGCACGCACTTGCGCCATTGAATTCCGCAGCTTCAGTAAGACGGCTGGCTTTACAGGCGTGCGCTGCGCCTACACGGTGATCCCGCACGAACTTTCGAAACTCCGCTCCATGTGGAATCGTCGCCAGTGCACCAAGTTTAACGGCG
Above is a genomic segment from Fibrobacter sp. UWB5 containing:
- the dapF gene encoding diaminopimelate epimerase, which encodes MPINFSKWTGLGNDFVLLEPGVTLDYSDNFEQRVIQLCDRRFGIGADGVVIVTPMDNDGCLVIDKISEGPLAKPVANGVDFEMRIFNADGSEAAMCGNATRCVAKYIRSRGLAKDANTKVFNLHTKSGLVKPALLDDGRVCVDMGLPRKFLGSIKLTADSFDFTAETVSMGNPHAVIFVDDIEKIQLEKWGSILEVDKQFPDRCNIEFAQVVTPTQIRMRVWERGCGVTMACGTGSCATLVAAQRTGRVGVEADVVLDGGVLHIKHEEGGPVLMTGPAEEVFRGTID
- the aspS gene encoding aspartate--tRNA ligase, which codes for MKRTHNCGQLRKEDVGQTVTLAGWVDRRRDHGGVIFVDLRDKYGKTQIVFNPDYNADVLKTAEQLRNEYVIYVTGKVYAREEGNTNEKLATGEVEVKADKLEILNAALTSPLAINDPNEECKENDDLRLQYRYLDLRRPWIQKKLLLKSRFLKAVYDFFYSNGFENIETPCLCKSTPEGARDYLVPSRVNPGKFYALPQSPQQYKQLLMIAGMDRYFQIAKCFRDEDLRADRQPEFTQIDVEMSFVNQDEVMEMFDKFVTEVLGKVWNFEPPKKIRRMKWAEAMLKYGSDKPDLRFDLEIHDVSEIGAKSNFGVFKNCVAAGGKIRGIAAKGCVDFTRKQIDELTAYVAKYGSKGLVWMRVKENDEVETQVGKFFTTEQLNELRDAVGAKCGDMMFFIAGPEKVAATAMGQLRLEVARIKGLRDPKKREFVWITEFPMFEYSDTEGRYMAMHHPFTNPLPEHLDMMLGGNLKDCNAEAYDLVLNGVEIGGGSIRIHNPEVQEKVFRLLGLTEEQVRTKFGFFVDAFKYGAPPHGGLAFGLDRVVATMEGEESIRDYIAFPKNTSASSPMDQCPSEVDLQQLQDIHISVQMPKTAEKK
- a CDS encoding LL-diaminopimelate aminotransferase; this translates as MNESIINTNYDLLPGSYLFSTIAQKIKEYQAKKPDADIIRLGIGDVTTPLIPEVIKAMHKAVDEMAVKGTFRGYGPEQGYDFVREAIVRGEYTARGIEMDPDDIFVSDGSKCDVANIQELFTENVKIAIPDPVYPVYLDSNVMAGRAGVLQSDGHFSKVTYLASTAENNFQPDLPKEPVQLIYLCSPNNPTGTVLSRETLQKFVNYANENGALILFDGAYNCYIQDESLPHSIFEIPGARTCAIEFRSFSKTAGFTGVRCAYTVIPHELSKLRSMWNRRQCTKFNGVSYVTQRAAEAIYSPIGWQQTKEVIAGYMRTAGVIRKELTAAGYTVFGGEHAPYIWWKIADGEKSFDFFDRLLATCEVVGTPGSGFGPCGEGYFRLTAFGDYERTVEALKRIKEKL